The DNA segment TCGGTAAGGAAGGTCTGCCTGCGCGGTGACGTGATAGGTCCGGCCGAGAATGTTGAAGTCGTTGACGTAGGTCGAGCCAAAGTATGTCTCGAGTGCGTCCGTGACATTCTGGACCGGCACACCGAGCTTCTGTGCCTTGACGCGATCGATATCGACGAAGACTTGCGGTGTATTGGCGTTAAAGGGAGAGAACACTTGGGTCAGTCCGGGTGTTCTGCGGGCCGCCGCGACGAGTTCGTCGGTTGCCGCCGCCAGCAAGTCCGAACCCCTGCCCTGCCGATCCTGGATGCGCATGGTGAAGCCGCCACCGGTGCCGATACCGGGGATCGGGGGCGGCGGGATGACGATGATGAACGCGCCCTCAATGGAGGACAGACGCTTGCGCAGGTCGGCAGTGATGACCGCCGCGGTCAGGCCTTTCTTTAGCCGCACCTCCGGATCTTCGAACACCGGAAACAACGCCGCCGAATTGCTGGCCTGGGTCCGCGTCGCACCGGACAGGCCTGCGAAAACGGCAACGCGGATAATGCCGGGCGTATCAAGCGCCATCGCCTCAATCCGGCGGACGATTTCGGTCGTCCGCGCCAACGAAGCCGCACCCGGCAATTGTGCCGAGATGATGATATAGCCGCGGTCCTGGGCCGGAATGTATCCTTGCGGCGTGGTCGCAAGCAGCCATCCGGCACTGCCGATCAGGCCGACATAGACCAACAGCATCAAGGCACGATGCCGGATCACAAAGTCGGCGACGTCCGCATAGGAATTCGACGCCCAGTCAAAGCCGCGGTTGAAGGCGCCGGTAAAACTTTCCCAGGCGCGACCGACGAGATTCCACGCTGCCGGAGGCCGATGCTCTTCGTGGGCCACAAGGATTTGTGAGGCCAGCGCCGGCGACAGCGTCAGCGAGCAGAAGCACGAGATCGCGGTTGCCACCGCAATCGTCACGGCGAATTGCTGGAAGAAGAGTCCGGAGATCCCACCAAGGAATGCCGTTGGCACGAACACGGCACACAGCACCAGCGCAATCGACACCAGCGCGCCGCCCACCTCCTCCATGGTGCGCAAGGCCGCCTCGCGACGGGCCATGCCGTCCCGCAAATGCCGCTCGACATTTTCCACCACGACGATGGCGTCGTCGACCACGATGCCGACCGCGAGCACGAGGCCAAACAGGGTCAGGTTGTTGATGGCGTAGCCGAGCGCGGCCATGGCCGCGAAAGTCCCGACCAGCGACACCGGGATTGCTACGATCGGGATGATCGCCGGACGCCATCCTTGCAGGAAAACCAGAACCACAATGACGACGAGAACCATCGCCTCGTAGATCGTCTTGATCAACTCGCTGATCGACTGCGCGATGAATTCAGTCGGGTTGTAGCCGATATTGTAATCGAGCCCCTTCGGGAAGTTGGCCTTCAGCTTGGCCATCGTATCCGAGATGCCCTTGGCGGTTGACAGCGCATTCGAACCGGGACGCTGGGTCACCAGCATCGCGACAGCGGTCTTGCGCAGCATGAAGCTGTTGGTCGAGTAATCGAGCGCGCCGAGTTCGATCCGCGCCACGTCGCGCAGGCGCACCGTGCGGCCATCCGCGCTGCCTTTGACGACGATGTCCTCGAACTGGCTGACATCCTTCAACCGCCCGGTAAATGTCAGATTGGGCTGAAAGGCCCTGTCCGCAATCGGGGGACCAGCGAGCTGGCCGCCCGTGATTTGAAGGTTCTGCGCGCGAATAGCCGTCATCACGTCGCTCGCGGTCAGGCCCAGATTGGCGATCTTGTCGGGATCAAGCCACAGGCGCATCGAATAATCCCGCGCGCCGAAGATCTGGATGTCGCCGATGCCGTCCTGCCGAAGCAACTGATCGCGCACCTGAAGCAGCGCGTAGTTGCTGATATAGAGCTGGTCGAAAGTGTCGTCGGGCGACAGCATGAACACGACCATCAGGATGTCGGGGCTGTTCTTGCGGGTCGTCACACCATTGCGCTGAACTTCGTCCGGCAATTGCGGCAGCGCGATCGCGACGCGGTTCTGAACCAGCACCTGAGCATTGTCGAGATTGGTGCCGATCTTGAAGGTCACAGTGATCGTGAGCTGTCCGTTCGAGGTCGCCTGGCTGTAGAGATAGAGCATGTCCTCGACGCCGTTGATCTGCTGCTCGATCGGGGCAGCGACGGTGTCGGACACGGTCTGCGCCGATGCGCCCGGATATTGCGTGGTCACGACCACCGTCGGCGGCACCACTTGCGGATATTCAGCGACCGGCAACGTCGTGTAAGCGATAGCACCGACGATCAGCAGCACGATGGACAGCACCATCGCCAGGATAGGCCGGTTGACGGAAAGCGCCCCGAGATTCATGTCTTGCCACCGGCAGGTGCGGGCTTCGCCTCGTGCGGGGTGACCTTGGCGCCAACCCGCACACGCTGTAGTCCATCGACCACCACGCGGTCCTCCGGCTTGAGGCCTTCGCGGATCACGCGCAGGCCCTCGTCCAGCGGTCCGAGGACGACAGCCTTGGCTTCCACCGTATTGTCGTCCTTCACAACGAACAGGATCTTGCGGGATTGATCGGTCGCGATGGCCGTATCAGGCACCAGCAGCGCCTCGTATGGCGCACTCGCAATCAGGCGCACCCGGCCGAACTGTCCCGGCAGGATCGACAGGTCCGTATTGGGAATCACCGCCCGCCCGCGCAGCGTGCCGGTCGAAACGTCGAGCTGGTTGTCGAGGAAATTGATCGTGCCGTTGCGGGAAGGCTTGGTCTCACCCGTCAGCGATACCTGGACGGGATTGGGGGTATCGCGCGAACTTGGCCGTTTGCCCTCGAACCAGAGCTTGTTGTATTTGATATAGGTCGCCTCATCGATATCGAAGTAGACATAGATCGGGTCGAGCGTCACAATCGATGTCAGCAGCGTCGAATTGCCCTCGCTACCCTGCACGAGATTGCCGAGGTCGACGAGATGCCGGCTAACCCGGCCGCTGATCGGCGCCGTGACATGGGTAAACTCGACATTGAGCTGCGCCGCCTTCAGCGAGCCCTCGGCCTGCGTCACCGCGGCGTAGGCGGCTTGCAACGCCTGGCGGCGCTGGTCGACGAGCTGTTCGGACACTGCACTGGTCTGGACCAGGGCGAGGCCACGCTCGAGATCGCGCTTGGCAAGCTCGACCTTGGCGCGCGCATCCGAGAGCTGACCCTCGGCCTGCGTGGCGACCGCCTCGAACGGCCGGGCATCGATGAGGTACAGAAGATCGCCCTCCTTGACGAAGGCGCCGTCACGGAATTCCACGGCCGTGATGAAGCCGCCGACACGGGGACGAACCTGAACCTGCTGGACCGCATCAAACCGCCCCGTGAACTCGTCCCAATCCGTGACGGTTCGTTTGACAGGCTGGGCCACGGTGACAGGGGGCGCCGGCGGGGCCGCCGCCTGCGGCGCCTGCTTTTCCTCGCAGCCCGACAACAGCGCCGCGAGAATGATGAGGACGGGAGAAAGCCTTAAGGGCGAACGGGTATCGGCTATCCCTGCCGAACGCGTCGATTGCTCAGTCGCGCTCAATTCCCACTCCTCTTAATGACGGCTACGATCGATCGAGGTAATCCACTTATGCGACGGGACCACGAAGGGTTTGTCAGATAGTCTGTTCAAGCTGCAAACAGGATCAAGTGGAATCTGTGGCGTATAGCGCAACCGGCGTCCCAAAAATGCACGGCGCGGCACTTTGCGATGTTGAATTAATCCTCTAGCCCCCGTCGCCGGACGCACTTTCGTCACGCGCCTCCCGACCGTCGACAGACCTCACGTGACTACTTTGCCCCGAGACCACCAGACAACTGGCCGATTGCCCGGATTGACCGTCCTTCCGGATCGAGCATAGCGCCAAGAGCGAGCCGTCCCGGATGCCTGCTCTTCCCGGCCCGTCGACGACCGGACCGGCGTGTCTGCTCGCACACTTTGCGAGGCGATCGGCGAAAGAAGTGCGTCACCGTTGACCGAAACCGCACGGCGTCACCCATCCGTCGAACAGCCGACGGCGCGCCGCACTTCGATCTAGATAGCTTCCCCGGTTGAATGGTGTGCAGCGCTGATGTCTGGAGCGCCGCCATTTCATTTTAGGCCGCGGCCGCGCGACAATTGATGGACCTATCAAAAGTCCCGCTCTCACGCGTCCGAAGAAAGATCCGGACACCGTAGAAACACCGTCTGTTCGCCAACGCACATCTTCGACTGTGGATGGCGTCTCCGTGTCGCTTGATTGCGCGGCAGCGGTTTGATGGAATGTCTGTGGGCTGAGGTGCGATCATGAAATGGAAACGCGACCGCGATCTTCTGATCGCGCAGACCATGGCGTTTGTTCAGTCGGTCACCGGAAAACCGATGGACGCCGAACGTACGTTCGAAGCGCGCCTGCCATTGGCGTCGCCGGATCTGCCGTCAACAACGGTTCGTCCCGTCGACGTACTCCCCGCCCGACTGTCCCCGATCAACCAGAGCGACCTGCGCGACGAGATTCACCGGAGGGTTGCGGCCTTCCGCGATCGCCAGCAGATATTTCATCGCGACCGCGACGAATATTGCAACGCGATGATGGCGAAGGCCCGGGCTTCGAGCGAGCAGGCCCTGAAAGCCCGAGACCATCGGCCACCCAAGGCCTGATCATAGGTCCTGCTCACCTCCGTCGGCGCCGCAAAATCGCTTGCATGGCGTGGTTTTTGCAGCGCTAAATCGGATCGCCCTGGCCATCACGACGGGGCAAACTAACGGAGCAGGACGATGACAGTACTTAACCGACGGGGTCTGCTGGGCGCGGGCTCGGCCATGCTGGCGTTCGCAGCATTGGGCGACAAGAAAGCCCTGGCGGCCGGATCGCCGGGGTTGACGACCCACGTGCTCGATACCGCCAACGGCAAACCCGGCGAGGGCATCAAGATCGAATTCAGCGTCCTCGAAGGCGACACCTACAAACTGCTCGCAACCGTGACCACCAATGCGGACGGCCGCAACGCCCAGCCGCTGCTGACGCCGGAAAACATGAAGGCCGGCAAATACCAGCTGGTATTCTATATCGGCGAATACTTCACCAAGATGGGTGCTCAACTGCCCAATCCGCCCTTCCTCGAGAAGGCCGTCATTCAGTTCGGCATGGCCGACGCCACGGCGCACTATCATGTGCCGATCCTCGCCACGCCCTGGAGCTATACGACCTACCGCGGCAGCTGACCGTCGCTTTCGGGACGCAAGGAGACTGAACATGATGGGTCTTTCCCGGCTGCTTGCGTCCGTGGTTTTCGCATTGCTGCTCGGGCCGGCGCTGACCGAATCCGCGGTCGCCGGCCCGGTCGACATGGCGCCGATCAATGCGATGGACCGCGCCGCCTTCGTGGTGAAGTTCGGCAGTATCTTCGAAAAGTCGCCATGGGTTGCCGAGAAGGCCTGGGAGAAGCGGCCGTTCGCGAACCTCGATGACCTGCACGCCGCGATGGTGACCGAGGCCAAAACCGCGCCCGCAGCCCAGCAGCTCGCGCTGTTGCAGGCCCATCCCGATCTCGCCGGCAAGGAAGCCCAGGCCGGCACCATGACCGCCTCCTCGGTTGCCGAGCAGGCCAGCGCCGGACTCAACACGCTTTCCGCGCCCGAATTCGCGGAGCTGACGAGCCTCAATGCCGCCTACAGGGCGAAATTTGGATTTCCCTTCATCATCGCCGTGAGGATGTACACCAAGGAAGGCATTTTCTTCGAGTTCAAGCGGCGGCTGCAAAACGATACGCAAGCCGAATTCGCCAACGATTTGCAGAATGTCTACATCATCACGCGGCTGCGGCTGAACAAGCTGCTCGACGCGGGCTGAGCATTGGCCGCCGGCATCACGACCAAAAGCTCTTAACCTTCTGCGCTTCGCCAGCGAAGTTCTCCGCATTCACCGCCCGGCGAAATCCGTCGCGTGCCTGCAACTGTTGCCAGTAGGCCACCACCGCCGGGCCGAAATCCTTTGCCAGGCCGATGCGGTCGGCCAATAGCAGCGCATAGCCGACGGAAATATCGGCAACCGTGAACCTGCCGGCACACAATGTCTCGTTAGAGGCAACCGCGGCTTCGACCGCGCGCAACCGGCCCAAGAACCATTTGGCATAGTCGGCCGTGACCTGCGGACTGCGCCGCTCCTCGGGCTCGAGCTTTCCATAACGCAGCACCAGCGTTTGCGGGAACGTCAGCGTCGCTTCGCCGAAATGCAGCCAGTTGAGAAAAGCCCCGTAGCTCGGCTCATCGACGCCGACCGCGAGCGGCGTCGGCCCATGGCGAGTGACCAGATATTGAAGGATGGCAGCGGATTCCGTCATCCGCGTGTCGCCGTCGATCAGAAGCGGAATGGTGCCGAGCGGATTGAGCGCCAGATAGTCCTTGGCAAATGCGCGCGGGGGAAAGGGCAGCATCTTGAGCTCGTACGGAAGCCCGAGTTCTTCCAGCGCCCAGAGCGGACGAAACGAGCGCGCCGCCGTGCAATGATAGAGCGTGATCACGCCGCACCGTCCTTTTCTGGCTCGCCCTGGAAAAACAACGCGTACGGCTCTTCGGTCGTGCGCCGCAAATGTTCGCGATAGAGCGCGTAGTTGGCGTCGCCGGATGCGATTCGCCCCACGGTCGGATTTCGGATCGTCTTGATCGGCAGGAATACGATTGGCGCAGCCGCCGGCGTCAGCAGCGCGCCGCGTCCTGCCAGCAGCGTCGTGATGATCCCATACATTTCGCCGGTGATCCTTGGACGCGACACCGTGATCAGGCGATGCTGGCCGTGCCGGTTGGTCACAAGATAGACGTGGCCGGACTGGTTCGGAACCGCAACTTCGCCGAACTGGGAATAGTCGGCGTCCATCCGCTCTCCCTCGCGAAACACAAGGCAAGAGACGGCCGGGGCCCAGGCGATGTCGGTGTGATAGGCATAGATCGCACCCTTGGCCCCAAACGACGGCCTTAGCGTGATGTAGATTCCCTCAAGCCAGGCGACCGAGCGTCGCGAGTAAGCGCCAAGTCCATCCGGCGAAACATCGCCATTCGCCGCAGATACGGAGGCGGCCTCGAGCCCCTTGCGCAGCGAGACGCCGAGGGCTTCCTCCAGGCGCACGGTGGTGGCAAGCGTGAACGGCCGCCGGCCGCCCAGAACCTTCTCCAGGGTCGAAAGGCTGAGCTTGGCTTGTTCGGCCAGTGTCTGCCGCGAAATCCGGCGCCGCGCGATCTCTTCGCGGATCGTTTCGGCGACCTGTCGGCTCTGCTCCGGCGAAAGCTGCTTGTCCGGTGTCGGCATCTTACCCCTCCGATTCCCCCCACCCTAGCAGACGCACATTTCCTCACAAAACCGTACAAGACCGCCGTCGCCGCTACGGCCGACAACGGCGGGCGGCCAAACATTGCCGATCATTCTGCTCGCCCCGGTTCGCGCCGCCTCGCACAAATGAGGCACGGCAAAACGCCGTTGGGAGCAAGCCAAATGACCGTCAGCGATGAAATCGAGACAGATGAATCGAATGAACCGAGCCTCGGCAGATCAGCCCTGTCCGGCCTGATCAAACTGGTGCTGTTCCTGGTGATCCAGGGCCTCGCCGTGGTCATGGTCGGGATCGTGGCGCTGTTTTTCAGTTTTGAACCGGCATGGTCGGCGGAGGGTCCCTTCCCTGCTCCGGTCAAACCCGGTAACGCCCGTTCCGGCTCGTTGCTCCTTAAAAATGACGACGGCTACACCGAAGCGATGCGGCTCGGCATCGACGTCGACCTCACGGTTTCAGGGCCGACCATCCGCGCCCGAGTCACGCAGATCTTCAAGAACCCGACGCAGGACTGGGTCGAGGCCACGTATGTGTACCCACTGCCTTCGGGCGGCGCCGTCGATACGCTCAAGATGGTGGTCGGAGACCGCGTCGTGGTCGGCGACATCAGGGAGCGTCAACAGGCGCGACAGGTCTACGAACAGGCGCGACGCAACGGACAGAAGGCGGCGCTCACCGAACAGGAGCGGCCGAACATTTTCACCAACTCCGTCGCCAATATCGGCCCCGGCGAAACGATCCTGGTACAGATCGAATATCAGGAGCCGGTGCAGCAGTCAGGCAACGAGTTCTCGCTACGGGTCCCGATGGTGGTCGGCCCGCGCTACAATCCGCAACCTCTCGTGCAAAGCGTCGACTTGCGGCCGGGCAGCAATGGCTGGGGCACCACTTCAGCGGATCCCGTGCCGGACCGCGACCGCATTTCACCGCCCGTGCTGG comes from the Bradyrhizobium erythrophlei genome and includes:
- a CDS encoding efflux RND transporter periplasmic adaptor subunit; its protein translation is MILAALLSGCEEKQAPQAAAPPAPPVTVAQPVKRTVTDWDEFTGRFDAVQQVQVRPRVGGFITAVEFRDGAFVKEGDLLYLIDARPFEAVATQAEGQLSDARAKVELAKRDLERGLALVQTSAVSEQLVDQRRQALQAAYAAVTQAEGSLKAAQLNVEFTHVTAPISGRVSRHLVDLGNLVQGSEGNSTLLTSIVTLDPIYVYFDIDEATYIKYNKLWFEGKRPSSRDTPNPVQVSLTGETKPSRNGTINFLDNQLDVSTGTLRGRAVIPNTDLSILPGQFGRVRLIASAPYEALLVPDTAIATDQSRKILFVVKDDNTVEAKAVVLGPLDEGLRVIREGLKPEDRVVVDGLQRVRVGAKVTPHEAKPAPAGGKT
- the uraD gene encoding 2-oxo-4-hydroxy-4-carboxy-5-ureidoimidazoline decarboxylase — its product is MMGLSRLLASVVFALLLGPALTESAVAGPVDMAPINAMDRAAFVVKFGSIFEKSPWVAEKAWEKRPFANLDDLHAAMVTEAKTAPAAQQLALLQAHPDLAGKEAQAGTMTASSVAEQASAGLNTLSAPEFAELTSLNAAYRAKFGFPFIIAVRMYTKEGIFFEFKRRLQNDTQAEFANDLQNVYIITRLRLNKLLDAG
- the uraH gene encoding hydroxyisourate hydrolase, whose amino-acid sequence is MLAFAALGDKKALAAGSPGLTTHVLDTANGKPGEGIKIEFSVLEGDTYKLLATVTTNADGRNAQPLLTPENMKAGKYQLVFYIGEYFTKMGAQLPNPPFLEKAVIQFGMADATAHYHVPILATPWSYTTYRGS
- a CDS encoding glutathione S-transferase family protein, coding for MITLYHCTAARSFRPLWALEELGLPYELKMLPFPPRAFAKDYLALNPLGTIPLLIDGDTRMTESAAILQYLVTRHGPTPLAVGVDEPSYGAFLNWLHFGEATLTFPQTLVLRYGKLEPEERRSPQVTADYAKWFLGRLRAVEAAVASNETLCAGRFTVADISVGYALLLADRIGLAKDFGPAVVAYWQQLQARDGFRRAVNAENFAGEAQKVKSFWS
- a CDS encoding helix-turn-helix domain-containing protein, with the protein product MPTPDKQLSPEQSRQVAETIREEIARRRISRQTLAEQAKLSLSTLEKVLGGRRPFTLATTVRLEEALGVSLRKGLEAASVSAANGDVSPDGLGAYSRRSVAWLEGIYITLRPSFGAKGAIYAYHTDIAWAPAVSCLVFREGERMDADYSQFGEVAVPNQSGHVYLVTNRHGQHRLITVSRPRITGEMYGIITTLLAGRGALLTPAAAPIVFLPIKTIRNPTVGRIASGDANYALYREHLRRTTEEPYALFFQGEPEKDGAA
- a CDS encoding efflux RND transporter permease subunit, giving the protein MNLGALSVNRPILAMVLSIVLLIVGAIAYTTLPVAEYPQVVPPTVVVTTQYPGASAQTVSDTVAAPIEQQINGVEDMLYLYSQATSNGQLTITVTFKIGTNLDNAQVLVQNRVAIALPQLPDEVQRNGVTTRKNSPDILMVVFMLSPDDTFDQLYISNYALLQVRDQLLRQDGIGDIQIFGARDYSMRLWLDPDKIANLGLTASDVMTAIRAQNLQITGGQLAGPPIADRAFQPNLTFTGRLKDVSQFEDIVVKGSADGRTVRLRDVARIELGALDYSTNSFMLRKTAVAMLVTQRPGSNALSTAKGISDTMAKLKANFPKGLDYNIGYNPTEFIAQSISELIKTIYEAMVLVVIVVLVFLQGWRPAIIPIVAIPVSLVGTFAAMAALGYAINNLTLFGLVLAVGIVVDDAIVVVENVERHLRDGMARREAALRTMEEVGGALVSIALVLCAVFVPTAFLGGISGLFFQQFAVTIAVATAISCFCSLTLSPALASQILVAHEEHRPPAAWNLVGRAWESFTGAFNRGFDWASNSYADVADFVIRHRALMLLVYVGLIGSAGWLLATTPQGYIPAQDRGYIIISAQLPGAASLARTTEIVRRIEAMALDTPGIIRVAVFAGLSGATRTQASNSAALFPVFEDPEVRLKKGLTAAVITADLRKRLSSIEGAFIIVIPPPPIPGIGTGGGFTMRIQDRQGRGSDLLAAATDELVAAARRTPGLTQVFSPFNANTPQVFVDIDRVKAQKLGVPVQNVTDALETYFGSTYVNDFNILGRTYHVTAQADLPYRKERADLTRLRTRNAAGDMVMLGSVVDFKDVAGPDRVARYNLYSAAELQGEALPGTSSATAIEIMKRLADETLPSGFSYDWTDLSYQQVNGANSGLYVFPICVLFVYLVLAAQYGSWTLPFAVILIVPMCLLAATLGVRIMGQDVNILTQIGFVVLVGLAAKNAILIVEFARDIELEGRPRLEAVIEACRLRLRPILMTSFAFILGVLPLVVSSGSGSEMRQAVGVAVFFGMLGVTLFGLVFTPIFYMIVRNLADGPQAKKPAVPG